The Sesamum indicum cultivar Zhongzhi No. 13 linkage group LG6, S_indicum_v1.0, whole genome shotgun sequence genome has a segment encoding these proteins:
- the LOC105165677 gene encoding cysteine-rich repeat secretory protein 3-like isoform X2, protein MGPSQSLILSLSLALPVFSILASASASASTNLVFKGCADQNLDNFNGFYKQTLQNLLDTLSSKSSAAKFYNATSGDGSSAIDGLFQCRGDLSNDDCNNCVERAQALAQKLCGQAVAARVQLNACYLRYEISGFRQTNPTEFLYKVCGSTRASGAGFGDRLDTALEEIVKGLGSGNSAGFYAGGFQSVYVLGQCEGDLDGGECVNCVKNAIDSAKSECSSSISAQIYLQQCYISYTYYPNGVPNNQKSLSSSGRNTQKTVAIVLGGLVGAGLVMACLLFARSAFKKKTHTYKYGG, encoded by the exons ATGGGTCCATCTCAatctctcattctctctctctctctcgcacTACCTGTCTTTTCCATTCTCGCCTCCGCCTCCGCCTCCGCCTCCACCAACCTGGTTTTCAAAGGCTGCGCGGACCAGAACTTGGACAATTTCAATGGCTTCTACAAGCAAACACTCCAAAATCTCCTGGACACCTTAAGCTCCAAATCCTCCGCCGCGAAATTCTATAACGCCACCTCCGGCGACGGCTCCTCCGCCATCGACGGGCTGTTCCAATGCCGAGGCGATCTATCAAACGATGACTGCAACAACTGCGTCGAAAGAGCTCAAGCCCTAGCGCAGAAGCTATGCGGACAAGCCGTCGCCGCGAGAGTTCAGCTAAACGCGTGTTACTTGAGGTACGAGATTTCCGGCTTCCGGCAGACCAACCCGACGGAGTTTCTGTACAAGGTTTGCGGGTCAACCCGGGCGAGCGGGGCTGGGTTTGGGGACAGGTTGGATACTGCGTTGGAGGAAATAGTGAAGGGTTTGGGAAGCGGGAACAGTGCGGGGTTCTACGCTGGCGGGTTTCAGTCGGTGTACGTGCTGGGTCAGTGTGAAGGCGATTTAGACGGCGGGGAGTGCGTGAACTGTGTGAAGAACGCCATAGACAGTGCTAAGTCTGAATGCAGCAGCTCAATCTCAGCACAGATATATCTTCAACAATGCTATATCAGCTACACCTATTACCCCAATGGGGTTCCCAACAACCAGAAATCACTTTCATCATCAG GGAGGAACACACAGAAGACAGTTGCCATAGTGCTGGGAGGGCTGGTGGGTGCTGGGCTGGTAATGGCGTGTTTGTTGTTTGCAAGATCAGCTTTCAAGAAGAAGACTCACACTTACAAGTATGGTGGATAG
- the LOC105165677 gene encoding cysteine-rich repeat secretory protein 3-like isoform X1, translating into MGPSQSLILSLSLALPVFSILASASASASTNLVFKGCADQNLDNFNGFYKQTLQNLLDTLSSKSSAAKFYNATSGDGSSAIDGLFQCRGDLSNDDCNNCVERAQALAQKLCGQAVAARVQLNACYLRYEISGFRQTNPTEFLYKVCGSTRASGAGFGDRLDTALEEIVKGLGSGNSAGFYAGGFQSVYVLGQCEGDLDGGECVNCVKNAIDSAKSECSSSISAQIYLQQCYISYTYYPNGVPNNQKSLSSSGTGRNTQKTVAIVLGGLVGAGLVMACLLFARSAFKKKTHTYKYGG; encoded by the exons ATGGGTCCATCTCAatctctcattctctctctctctctcgcacTACCTGTCTTTTCCATTCTCGCCTCCGCCTCCGCCTCCGCCTCCACCAACCTGGTTTTCAAAGGCTGCGCGGACCAGAACTTGGACAATTTCAATGGCTTCTACAAGCAAACACTCCAAAATCTCCTGGACACCTTAAGCTCCAAATCCTCCGCCGCGAAATTCTATAACGCCACCTCCGGCGACGGCTCCTCCGCCATCGACGGGCTGTTCCAATGCCGAGGCGATCTATCAAACGATGACTGCAACAACTGCGTCGAAAGAGCTCAAGCCCTAGCGCAGAAGCTATGCGGACAAGCCGTCGCCGCGAGAGTTCAGCTAAACGCGTGTTACTTGAGGTACGAGATTTCCGGCTTCCGGCAGACCAACCCGACGGAGTTTCTGTACAAGGTTTGCGGGTCAACCCGGGCGAGCGGGGCTGGGTTTGGGGACAGGTTGGATACTGCGTTGGAGGAAATAGTGAAGGGTTTGGGAAGCGGGAACAGTGCGGGGTTCTACGCTGGCGGGTTTCAGTCGGTGTACGTGCTGGGTCAGTGTGAAGGCGATTTAGACGGCGGGGAGTGCGTGAACTGTGTGAAGAACGCCATAGACAGTGCTAAGTCTGAATGCAGCAGCTCAATCTCAGCACAGATATATCTTCAACAATGCTATATCAGCTACACCTATTACCCCAATGGGGTTCCCAACAACCAGAAATCACTTTCATCATCAG GTACAGGGAGGAACACACAGAAGACAGTTGCCATAGTGCTGGGAGGGCTGGTGGGTGCTGGGCTGGTAATGGCGTGTTTGTTGTTTGCAAGATCAGCTTTCAAGAAGAAGACTCACACTTACAAGTATGGTGGATAG
- the LOC105165678 gene encoding ras GTPase-activating protein-binding protein 1 isoform X2, whose translation MANQYAAQVTATQVGSYFVQQYYQVFQQQRDYVHHFYNESSSMVRVDREISESASDMVKIHQLLMSLNFTGIEIKTINSLESWNGGVLVVVTGSVKSRDYNGWRKFVQTFFLAPQEKGYFVLNDMFHFVDEEVVHQTSAPVAAQEQSVDYEPTVSTHLPDPAVSDYGLEDEAAEYVSSVHIEGDETVQEYTFQEHHQQEPEPELEPEPEPEPELEPEVDTLEEETPFEESSPLLQSTVTTVQESQLSMAEPVGEPEKLTYASILRAKGKSTPSISSQPAYTQRRPPTADWNHVSQPSPKQSTPILSSPAVEAVEEALPSQEGESKSVYVRNLPSTVTSLDILQEFKNFGKIKQDGVFLRNRDTGVCYAFVEFEDVQSVQNAIKASPIQLAGRKVYIEERRPNSTSSRGGRSGGRGRGGRGGRASGRGSEQNDSDGKRVRANGFRGA comes from the exons ATGGCGAATCAGTACGCAGCTCAAGTCACCGCAACTCAG GTTGGGTCGTACTTCGTTCAGCAATATTATCAGGTGTTCCAACAGCAGAGGGATTATGTGCATCACTTTTACAATGAGTCCAGCTCTATGGTTAGAGTTGATAGAGAAATCAGCGAATCTGCGTCCGATATGGTG AAAATTCATCAACTACTCATGTCACTAAATTTCACTGGAATCGAGATTAAGACAATAAATTCCCTCGAATCATGGAACGGAGGTGTTCTTGTAGTTGTTACTGGCTCTGTGAAGTCCAGAGATTATAACGGCTGGAGGAAGTTTGTTCAGACCTTCTTCCTTGCTCCACAGGAGAAAGGCTATTTTGTTCTGAATGATATGTTTCATTTTGTTGATGAGGAGGTGGTGCACCAAACTTCAGCTCCAGTAGCAGCACAGGAACAGAGTGTTGATTATGAGCCTACTGTTTCTACTCATCTCCCTGATCCAGCAG TATCTGATTATGGGTTGGAGGATGAGGCAGCCGAATATGTTAGTTCTGTTCATATTGAAGGAGATGAGACAGTTCAAGAGTACACTTTCCAAGAGCATCATCAGCAGGAGCCTGAGCCCGAGCTTGAACCTGAACCTGAGCCTGAGCCTGAGCTAGAGCCTGAAGTTGACACACTGGAAGAGGAAACTCCTTTTGAAGAATCAAGTCCCTTGCTTCAAAGCACAGTAACTACTGTACAAGAATCTCAGCTTTCCATGGCAGAACCTGTTGGCGAACCTGAGAAGCTGACATATGCTTCTATA TTGCGGGCTAAAGGAAAATCTACACCATCAATAAGTTCTCAGCCAGCTTACACTCAGAGAAGACCACCAACTGCAGATTGGAACCATGTATCACAGCCTTCGCCAAAGCAGTCAACCCCAATTCTTTCAAGTCCAGCTGTGGAGGCCGTTGAAGAAGCCTTACCGTCACAGGAAG GAGAATCCAAATCTGTGTATGTGAGGAACTTGCCTTCTACAGTGACAAGTCTTGATATTCTGCAAGAGTTCAAGAACTTTGGGAAAATCAAGCAGGATGGAGTCTTCTTGAGAAATCGC GATACTGGTGTGTGCTATGCCTTCGTTGAGTTTGAAGATGTTCAGAGTGTTCAGAATGCGATCAAG gCTTCTCCAATTCAATTGGCTGGAAGGAAAGTGTACATTGAGGAGAGAAGACCCAACAGTACTTCTTCTCGTGGTGGAA GAAGTGGAGGAAGAGGCAGAGGGGGGCGAGGTGGAAGGGCTTCTGGAAGGGGAAGTGAGCAAAACGACAGCGACGGGAAAAGAGTCCGAGCTAATGGTTTCCGGGGTGCTTGA
- the LOC105165678 gene encoding ras GTPase-activating protein-binding protein 1 isoform X1: MANQYAAQVTATQVGSYFVQQYYQVFQQQRDYVHHFYNESSSMVRVDREISESASDMVKIHQLLMSLNFTGIEIKTINSLESWNGGVLVVVTGSVKSRDYNGWRKFVQTFFLAPQEKGYFVLNDMFHFVDEEVVHQTSAPVAAQEQSVDYEPTVSTHLPDPAVSDYGLEDEAAEYVSSVHIEGDETVQEYTFQEHHQQEPEPELEPEPEPEPELEPEVDTLEEETPFEESSPLLQSTVTTVQESQLSMAEPVGEPEKLTYASILRAKGKSTPSISSQPAYTQRRPPTADWNHVSQPSPKQSTPILSSPAVEAVEEALPSQEGESKSVYVRNLPSTVTSLDILQEFKNFGKIKQDGVFLRNRVDTGVCYAFVEFEDVQSVQNAIKASPIQLAGRKVYIEERRPNSTSSRGGRSGGRGRGGRGGRASGRGSEQNDSDGKRVRANGFRGA, encoded by the exons ATGGCGAATCAGTACGCAGCTCAAGTCACCGCAACTCAG GTTGGGTCGTACTTCGTTCAGCAATATTATCAGGTGTTCCAACAGCAGAGGGATTATGTGCATCACTTTTACAATGAGTCCAGCTCTATGGTTAGAGTTGATAGAGAAATCAGCGAATCTGCGTCCGATATGGTG AAAATTCATCAACTACTCATGTCACTAAATTTCACTGGAATCGAGATTAAGACAATAAATTCCCTCGAATCATGGAACGGAGGTGTTCTTGTAGTTGTTACTGGCTCTGTGAAGTCCAGAGATTATAACGGCTGGAGGAAGTTTGTTCAGACCTTCTTCCTTGCTCCACAGGAGAAAGGCTATTTTGTTCTGAATGATATGTTTCATTTTGTTGATGAGGAGGTGGTGCACCAAACTTCAGCTCCAGTAGCAGCACAGGAACAGAGTGTTGATTATGAGCCTACTGTTTCTACTCATCTCCCTGATCCAGCAG TATCTGATTATGGGTTGGAGGATGAGGCAGCCGAATATGTTAGTTCTGTTCATATTGAAGGAGATGAGACAGTTCAAGAGTACACTTTCCAAGAGCATCATCAGCAGGAGCCTGAGCCCGAGCTTGAACCTGAACCTGAGCCTGAGCCTGAGCTAGAGCCTGAAGTTGACACACTGGAAGAGGAAACTCCTTTTGAAGAATCAAGTCCCTTGCTTCAAAGCACAGTAACTACTGTACAAGAATCTCAGCTTTCCATGGCAGAACCTGTTGGCGAACCTGAGAAGCTGACATATGCTTCTATA TTGCGGGCTAAAGGAAAATCTACACCATCAATAAGTTCTCAGCCAGCTTACACTCAGAGAAGACCACCAACTGCAGATTGGAACCATGTATCACAGCCTTCGCCAAAGCAGTCAACCCCAATTCTTTCAAGTCCAGCTGTGGAGGCCGTTGAAGAAGCCTTACCGTCACAGGAAG GAGAATCCAAATCTGTGTATGTGAGGAACTTGCCTTCTACAGTGACAAGTCTTGATATTCTGCAAGAGTTCAAGAACTTTGGGAAAATCAAGCAGGATGGAGTCTTCTTGAGAAATCGCGTG GATACTGGTGTGTGCTATGCCTTCGTTGAGTTTGAAGATGTTCAGAGTGTTCAGAATGCGATCAAG gCTTCTCCAATTCAATTGGCTGGAAGGAAAGTGTACATTGAGGAGAGAAGACCCAACAGTACTTCTTCTCGTGGTGGAA GAAGTGGAGGAAGAGGCAGAGGGGGGCGAGGTGGAAGGGCTTCTGGAAGGGGAAGTGAGCAAAACGACAGCGACGGGAAAAGAGTCCGAGCTAATGGTTTCCGGGGTGCTTGA
- the LOC105165679 gene encoding auxin-responsive protein IAA12 isoform X4 produces the protein MAPPLITTTTISLLFSLHSFSSSLIPKTTPRIAQPLLRFSFLDFLGIFFSLKVESLMRTAVVSGGGGLNSIGSMSTLSSEEKSMVMSSEDSSSYPDEPELELGLGLSLGGGKAKPRPPPAKAAAAANNNNGSCGTKRTAEPSSPPGRSAVSQVVGWPPIRAYRMNSLVNHAKSPAMEESASAIDKSKGMNLVLDKTNYSSNRNHNVAKERGLVKTSLFIKVNMDGIPIGRKVDLSAHSCYDSLAHTLDHMFKLSAAVGATRSKAEEEVIMGGKRRPPILLDSSSDFVLTYEDKEGDWMLVGDVPWEMFLSSVRRLRIRRTAEVNGLGLMKGTGDS, from the exons ATGGCCCCACCCctcatcaccaccaccaccatttCCCTGCTCTTTTCCTTGcactctttctcttcttccctCATACCCAAAACAACCCCAAGAATTGCCCAACCTCTTCTCcgtttctcttttcttgattttcttggtATTTTTTTCAGCCTAAAAGTTGAATCTTTGATGCGTACTGCGGTTGTTTCCGGCGGCGGAGGCTTGAATTCAATTGGGTCAATGTCAACTTTGTCAAGTGAGGAGAAAAGCATGGTGATGTCGTCGGAGGATTCTTCTTCTTACCCGGATGAGCCCGAGTTGGAGTTGGGCCTTGGACTCAGTCTTGGTGGTGGAAAGGCTAAGCCTAGGCCGCCGCCGGCCAAGGCGGCCGCCGCAG CTAATAACAATAATGGCTCTTGTGGCACAAAGAGAACAGCTGAACCGTCTTCACCTCCGGGCCGTTCTGCAGTCAG TCAGGTTGTTGGATGGCCTCCTATCAGAGCTTACAGAATGAACAGCTTGGTAAACCATGCAAAGTCACCAGCCATGGAAGAAAGTGCCTCAGCCATTGATAAGAGTAAAGGCATGAATCTTGTGTTGGATAAGACCAACTATAGCAGCAACAGGAATCACAATGTTGCAAAGGAAAGAGGACTTGTGAAAACATCTTTGTTTATAAAGGTGAACATGGACGGGATCCCAATTGGAAGAAAGGTAGATCTGAGTGCTCATAGCTGCTACGACAGTTTAGCTCATACGCTGGATCACATGTTTAAACTCAGTGCAGCAGTTGGTGCAACAC GATCCAAGGCGGAGGAGGAAGTTATCATGGGTGGTAAAAGACGACCACCTATATTGTTGGACAGTTCGTCTGACTTCGTTCTCACTTATGAAGACAAAGAAGGAGACTGGATGCTTGTCGGAGATGTTCCTTGGGA GATGTTTCTGAGCTCAGTGAGGAGACTTCGAATCAGGAGGACGGCTGAGGTCAATGGACTTG GTCTCATGAAAGGAACAGGAGACAGTTGA
- the LOC105165679 gene encoding auxin-responsive protein IAA11 isoform X3 has protein sequence MAPPLITTTTISLLFSLHSFSSSLIPKTTPRIAQPLLRFSFLDFLGIFFSLKVESLMRTAVVSGGGGLNSIGSMSTLSSEEKSMVMSSEDSSSYPDEPELELGLGLSLGGGKAKPRPPPAKAAAAANNNNGSCGTKRTAEPSSPPGRSAVSSQVVGWPPIRAYRMNSLVNHAKSPAMEESASAIDKSKGMNLVLDKTNYSSNRNHNVAKERGLVKTSLFIKVNMDGIPIGRKVDLSAHSCYDSLAHTLDHMFKLSAAVGATRSKAEEEVIMGGKRRPPILLDSSSDFVLTYEDKEGDWMLVGDVPWEMFLSSVRRLRIRRTAEVNGLGLMKGTGDS, from the exons ATGGCCCCACCCctcatcaccaccaccaccatttCCCTGCTCTTTTCCTTGcactctttctcttcttccctCATACCCAAAACAACCCCAAGAATTGCCCAACCTCTTCTCcgtttctcttttcttgattttcttggtATTTTTTTCAGCCTAAAAGTTGAATCTTTGATGCGTACTGCGGTTGTTTCCGGCGGCGGAGGCTTGAATTCAATTGGGTCAATGTCAACTTTGTCAAGTGAGGAGAAAAGCATGGTGATGTCGTCGGAGGATTCTTCTTCTTACCCGGATGAGCCCGAGTTGGAGTTGGGCCTTGGACTCAGTCTTGGTGGTGGAAAGGCTAAGCCTAGGCCGCCGCCGGCCAAGGCGGCCGCCGCAG CTAATAACAATAATGGCTCTTGTGGCACAAAGAGAACAGCTGAACCGTCTTCACCTCCGGGCCGTTCTGCAGTCAG CAGTCAGGTTGTTGGATGGCCTCCTATCAGAGCTTACAGAATGAACAGCTTGGTAAACCATGCAAAGTCACCAGCCATGGAAGAAAGTGCCTCAGCCATTGATAAGAGTAAAGGCATGAATCTTGTGTTGGATAAGACCAACTATAGCAGCAACAGGAATCACAATGTTGCAAAGGAAAGAGGACTTGTGAAAACATCTTTGTTTATAAAGGTGAACATGGACGGGATCCCAATTGGAAGAAAGGTAGATCTGAGTGCTCATAGCTGCTACGACAGTTTAGCTCATACGCTGGATCACATGTTTAAACTCAGTGCAGCAGTTGGTGCAACAC GATCCAAGGCGGAGGAGGAAGTTATCATGGGTGGTAAAAGACGACCACCTATATTGTTGGACAGTTCGTCTGACTTCGTTCTCACTTATGAAGACAAAGAAGGAGACTGGATGCTTGTCGGAGATGTTCCTTGGGA GATGTTTCTGAGCTCAGTGAGGAGACTTCGAATCAGGAGGACGGCTGAGGTCAATGGACTTG GTCTCATGAAAGGAACAGGAGACAGTTGA
- the LOC105165679 gene encoding auxin-responsive protein IAA13 isoform X1: MAPPLITTTTISLLFSLHSFSSSLIPKTTPRIAQPLLRFSFLDFLGIFFSLKVESLMRTAVVSGGGGLNSIGSMSTLSSEEKSMVMSSEDSSSYPDEPELELGLGLSLGGGKAKPRPPPAKAAAAGSWDQYARILTAKDFPSMVSTKASSSSSSSSSSPAAKANNNNGSCGTKRTAEPSSPPGRSAVSSQVVGWPPIRAYRMNSLVNHAKSPAMEESASAIDKSKGMNLVLDKTNYSSNRNHNVAKERGLVKTSLFIKVNMDGIPIGRKVDLSAHSCYDSLAHTLDHMFKLSAAVGATRSKAEEEVIMGGKRRPPILLDSSSDFVLTYEDKEGDWMLVGDVPWEMFLSSVRRLRIRRTAEVNGLGLMKGTGDS; encoded by the exons ATGGCCCCACCCctcatcaccaccaccaccatttCCCTGCTCTTTTCCTTGcactctttctcttcttccctCATACCCAAAACAACCCCAAGAATTGCCCAACCTCTTCTCcgtttctcttttcttgattttcttggtATTTTTTTCAGCCTAAAAGTTGAATCTTTGATGCGTACTGCGGTTGTTTCCGGCGGCGGAGGCTTGAATTCAATTGGGTCAATGTCAACTTTGTCAAGTGAGGAGAAAAGCATGGTGATGTCGTCGGAGGATTCTTCTTCTTACCCGGATGAGCCCGAGTTGGAGTTGGGCCTTGGACTCAGTCTTGGTGGTGGAAAGGCTAAGCCTAGGCCGCCGCCGGCCAAGGCGGCCGCCGCAGGTTCGTGGGATCAGTATGCAAGAATCTTGACTGCTAAAGATTTCCCTTCGATGGTTTCTACTaaagcttcttcttcttcttcttcatcatcttcctcTCCTGCTGCTAAAGCTAATAACAATAATGGCTCTTGTGGCACAAAGAGAACAGCTGAACCGTCTTCACCTCCGGGCCGTTCTGCAGTCAG CAGTCAGGTTGTTGGATGGCCTCCTATCAGAGCTTACAGAATGAACAGCTTGGTAAACCATGCAAAGTCACCAGCCATGGAAGAAAGTGCCTCAGCCATTGATAAGAGTAAAGGCATGAATCTTGTGTTGGATAAGACCAACTATAGCAGCAACAGGAATCACAATGTTGCAAAGGAAAGAGGACTTGTGAAAACATCTTTGTTTATAAAGGTGAACATGGACGGGATCCCAATTGGAAGAAAGGTAGATCTGAGTGCTCATAGCTGCTACGACAGTTTAGCTCATACGCTGGATCACATGTTTAAACTCAGTGCAGCAGTTGGTGCAACAC GATCCAAGGCGGAGGAGGAAGTTATCATGGGTGGTAAAAGACGACCACCTATATTGTTGGACAGTTCGTCTGACTTCGTTCTCACTTATGAAGACAAAGAAGGAGACTGGATGCTTGTCGGAGATGTTCCTTGGGA GATGTTTCTGAGCTCAGTGAGGAGACTTCGAATCAGGAGGACGGCTGAGGTCAATGGACTTG GTCTCATGAAAGGAACAGGAGACAGTTGA
- the LOC105165679 gene encoding auxin-responsive protein IAA13 isoform X2 produces MAPPLITTTTISLLFSLHSFSSSLIPKTTPRIAQPLLRFSFLDFLGIFFSLKVESLMRTAVVSGGGGLNSIGSMSTLSSEEKSMVMSSEDSSSYPDEPELELGLGLSLGGGKAKPRPPPAKAAAAGSWDQYARILTAKDFPSMVSTKASSSSSSSSSSPAAKANNNNGSCGTKRTAEPSSPPGRSAVSQVVGWPPIRAYRMNSLVNHAKSPAMEESASAIDKSKGMNLVLDKTNYSSNRNHNVAKERGLVKTSLFIKVNMDGIPIGRKVDLSAHSCYDSLAHTLDHMFKLSAAVGATRSKAEEEVIMGGKRRPPILLDSSSDFVLTYEDKEGDWMLVGDVPWEMFLSSVRRLRIRRTAEVNGLGLMKGTGDS; encoded by the exons ATGGCCCCACCCctcatcaccaccaccaccatttCCCTGCTCTTTTCCTTGcactctttctcttcttccctCATACCCAAAACAACCCCAAGAATTGCCCAACCTCTTCTCcgtttctcttttcttgattttcttggtATTTTTTTCAGCCTAAAAGTTGAATCTTTGATGCGTACTGCGGTTGTTTCCGGCGGCGGAGGCTTGAATTCAATTGGGTCAATGTCAACTTTGTCAAGTGAGGAGAAAAGCATGGTGATGTCGTCGGAGGATTCTTCTTCTTACCCGGATGAGCCCGAGTTGGAGTTGGGCCTTGGACTCAGTCTTGGTGGTGGAAAGGCTAAGCCTAGGCCGCCGCCGGCCAAGGCGGCCGCCGCAGGTTCGTGGGATCAGTATGCAAGAATCTTGACTGCTAAAGATTTCCCTTCGATGGTTTCTACTaaagcttcttcttcttcttcttcatcatcttcctcTCCTGCTGCTAAAGCTAATAACAATAATGGCTCTTGTGGCACAAAGAGAACAGCTGAACCGTCTTCACCTCCGGGCCGTTCTGCAGTCAG TCAGGTTGTTGGATGGCCTCCTATCAGAGCTTACAGAATGAACAGCTTGGTAAACCATGCAAAGTCACCAGCCATGGAAGAAAGTGCCTCAGCCATTGATAAGAGTAAAGGCATGAATCTTGTGTTGGATAAGACCAACTATAGCAGCAACAGGAATCACAATGTTGCAAAGGAAAGAGGACTTGTGAAAACATCTTTGTTTATAAAGGTGAACATGGACGGGATCCCAATTGGAAGAAAGGTAGATCTGAGTGCTCATAGCTGCTACGACAGTTTAGCTCATACGCTGGATCACATGTTTAAACTCAGTGCAGCAGTTGGTGCAACAC GATCCAAGGCGGAGGAGGAAGTTATCATGGGTGGTAAAAGACGACCACCTATATTGTTGGACAGTTCGTCTGACTTCGTTCTCACTTATGAAGACAAAGAAGGAGACTGGATGCTTGTCGGAGATGTTCCTTGGGA GATGTTTCTGAGCTCAGTGAGGAGACTTCGAATCAGGAGGACGGCTGAGGTCAATGGACTTG GTCTCATGAAAGGAACAGGAGACAGTTGA